A single Vibrio sp. YMD68 DNA region contains:
- the hemL gene encoding glutamate-1-semialdehyde 2,1-aminomutase, which yields MTKSAELYQKAQKTIPGGVNSPVRAFNGVGGSPIFVERADGPLIFDADGKAYIDYVGSWGPMILGHNHSVIRDAVIDAAHRGLSFGAPTETEINMAELVSELVPSMEQLRMVSSGTEATMSAIRLARGYTGRDKILKFEGCYHGHADSLLVKAGSGALTLGQPSSPGVPEDFAKHTLTATFNNLDSVRELFAANKGEIACIIVEPVAGNMNCIPPVEGFHEGLREICDQEGALLIFDEVMTGFRVALGGAQAYYNIKPDLTTLGKVIGGGMPVGAFGGSKEVMQHIAPTGPVYQAGTLSGNPVAMAAGLACLNLLKEEGNEARLASKTKYIADGFKSLADKHGIPLTVNQVGGMFGFFFTEQETVTCYEDVTKCDVERFKRFFHLMIQHGVYLAPSAFEASFTSLAHDSKELEATLEAADRCFAIIAQEA from the coding sequence ATGACCAAATCAGCAGAACTCTATCAAAAGGCACAAAAAACCATTCCAGGCGGCGTTAACTCTCCTGTTCGGGCCTTCAACGGTGTGGGTGGATCGCCTATTTTTGTCGAAAGAGCCGATGGCCCTTTGATTTTTGATGCTGATGGCAAAGCCTACATCGATTATGTTGGATCGTGGGGGCCAATGATTCTTGGCCATAACCATAGTGTTATACGCGATGCCGTCATTGACGCTGCTCACCGCGGTTTAAGCTTTGGTGCTCCGACAGAAACAGAGATCAACATGGCTGAATTGGTTTCTGAACTGGTTCCGTCGATGGAGCAACTGCGCATGGTTAGCTCTGGGACAGAAGCGACGATGAGCGCCATTCGTCTTGCTCGTGGTTATACAGGCCGTGACAAAATCCTTAAATTTGAAGGGTGCTACCACGGTCATGCTGACAGCCTTCTTGTTAAAGCCGGTTCAGGAGCACTGACGCTCGGTCAACCTAGTTCTCCCGGTGTACCTGAAGATTTTGCTAAACACACTTTAACAGCAACCTTTAATAACCTTGATTCAGTCCGTGAGCTATTTGCCGCCAATAAAGGTGAAATCGCTTGTATCATTGTTGAGCCCGTTGCCGGCAACATGAACTGTATTCCACCGGTTGAAGGTTTCCATGAAGGTCTACGAGAAATCTGTGATCAAGAAGGTGCACTGCTTATCTTTGATGAAGTCATGACCGGTTTTCGAGTCGCTTTGGGTGGTGCTCAAGCGTACTACAACATCAAACCAGATTTGACGACACTGGGTAAAGTGATTGGCGGTGGTATGCCAGTTGGTGCGTTTGGTGGCTCTAAAGAAGTCATGCAGCATATTGCTCCTACAGGGCCGGTCTATCAAGCTGGTACGCTTTCTGGTAACCCAGTTGCAATGGCAGCGGGTCTCGCATGCCTGAATCTATTAAAAGAAGAAGGCAACGAAGCGCGCCTAGCCAGCAAAACCAAATACATAGCTGATGGTTTTAAATCCTTGGCTGACAAACACGGTATCCCACTAACGGTTAACCAAGTCGGCGGTATGTTCGGCTTCTTCTTTACTGAGCAAGAAACCGTAACCTGCTATGAAGACGTGACTAAGTGTGATGTTGAACGTTTTAAACGATTCTTCCACTTAATGATACAGCACGGTGTATACCTAGCCCCTTCCGCGTTTGAAGCGAGCTTTACCTCGTTAGCCCATGATTCTAAAGAGCTTGAAGCGACACTCGAAGCCGCTGATCGCTGTTTTGCCATCATTGCACAAGAAGCGTAA
- the rsmC gene encoding 16S rRNA (guanine(1207)-N(2))-methyltransferase RsmC yields the protein MSAYTAPSQIAQRQLAYFKGKHVLVAGEAEDLFPLELTDHCESVSIYTTNYGYYRQVKRYDKLNCYFGAELTDQTQADMVLLYWPKAKAEADFLLSMLMSKLGKETEIVVVGENRSGVKSIEKMFKPYGPITKFDSARRCSFYFGQCTEQPATFSLNEWFKTYQVSYNDQELTIKSLPGVFSHGEFDIGSQLLLDTLPSLKGKVLDFGCGAGVLGAVMATLNPEVNLEMCDISALAVASTQQTLIANGLSGRVFASDVYSDCANDYQFIISNPPFHSGLETSYSATETLLADAPQKLKKRGQLFIVANSFLKYPPIIQQAFHNCETLNKTSKFAIYKASKA from the coding sequence ATGTCTGCTTATACCGCCCCTAGTCAAATTGCTCAACGTCAACTCGCTTACTTCAAAGGAAAGCATGTCCTTGTTGCCGGCGAAGCGGAAGATCTTTTTCCACTTGAATTGACAGACCACTGTGAATCTGTGTCGATTTACACCACCAACTATGGTTACTATCGACAAGTTAAACGCTATGACAAACTTAATTGCTATTTTGGCGCTGAATTAACTGATCAGACTCAAGCGGATATGGTTCTGCTCTATTGGCCCAAAGCAAAAGCTGAAGCGGATTTTTTACTCTCTATGTTGATGAGTAAACTTGGAAAAGAGACAGAAATAGTCGTAGTGGGAGAAAATCGCTCAGGGGTTAAAAGTATCGAAAAGATGTTTAAACCTTATGGCCCAATCACCAAATTTGATTCAGCAAGACGCTGCTCGTTTTACTTCGGACAATGCACCGAGCAACCCGCGACGTTTTCTTTAAACGAATGGTTCAAAACCTATCAGGTCAGTTATAACGATCAAGAGCTCACCATAAAAAGTCTGCCGGGTGTTTTCAGTCATGGTGAATTTGATATTGGCAGCCAATTACTCCTCGATACACTTCCCTCATTAAAAGGCAAAGTCCTTGATTTTGGTTGTGGTGCAGGCGTCCTCGGAGCCGTTATGGCAACGCTTAACCCGGAGGTTAACCTGGAAATGTGTGACATCAGTGCACTTGCTGTCGCATCGACACAACAAACGCTGATCGCTAATGGTCTTTCTGGTCGCGTATTCGCCTCTGATGTTTATTCAGACTGCGCGAATGATTACCAATTTATAATCAGTAATCCCCCTTTCCACTCAGGTTTAGAGACCAGCTATAGCGCGACAGAAACACTGCTTGCTGACGCTCCGCAAAAATTGAAAAAACGAGGACAACTTTTTATTGTTGCGAACAGTTTTCTTAAATACCCACCGATCATTCAACAAGCATTCCATAATTGTGAGACTCTAAATAAGACCAGTAAGTTTGCTATCTACAAAGCAAGCAAAGCCTAA
- a CDS encoding ABC transporter substrate-binding protein, whose translation MLANIKKTVLATAIIATATTGFASVATAAERSELTVHPKEFTTFVRNFNPYLGATNLHTTTDFMYEPLVIFNEMHGNTPVFRLATGFEMSDDLMSVTFDIRKGVKWSDGEAFTADDVVFSFNLVKAKPELDQSGINAWITGVEKLNEYQVKFRLSEANSNVPYEIVKVPVVPEHVWKDVKEPATFTNENPVGSGPFTVVDTFTPQLYVQCANPNYWDADNLDVDCLRVPQIANNDQFLGKVINSEMDWTSSFIPDIDRTYAAASEAHHYWYPPAGTQAFVLNFKNPDAAKNEALNNVEFRRAFSMALDRQTIIDIAFYGGGTVNDFASGMGYTFEAWSDEATHNKYKGYNTYNVEGAKKLLAEAGFKDVNNDGFVDTPSGKPFELLIQSPNGWTDFNNTVQLAVEQLTEVGIQARARTPDFSVYNQAMLEGTYDVAYTNYFHGADPYTYWNSAYNSALQDGEGMPRFAMHFYKNEKLDNLLNSFYKTADKNEQLAIAHGIQQIIAADQVTVPVLSGAYMYQYNTTRFTGWWNEENSKGRPNIWAGIPERLLHVLDLKPVK comes from the coding sequence ATGCTTGCCAATATAAAAAAAACAGTACTAGCAACTGCAATTATTGCAACTGCGACAACGGGTTTTGCATCAGTAGCAACTGCTGCTGAGCGCAGTGAACTCACCGTTCACCCAAAAGAGTTTACGACTTTTGTACGTAACTTTAACCCGTACCTAGGTGCGACTAACCTACATACCACTACAGACTTCATGTACGAGCCTCTAGTTATCTTTAACGAAATGCACGGCAACACGCCTGTTTTCCGTTTAGCGACTGGCTTTGAAATGTCTGACGACCTAATGAGCGTAACGTTCGACATCCGTAAAGGTGTTAAATGGTCAGATGGTGAAGCATTCACTGCTGACGACGTTGTATTCTCATTCAACCTAGTTAAAGCAAAACCAGAACTAGACCAAAGTGGTATCAACGCTTGGATCACTGGTGTTGAGAAGCTGAATGAATACCAAGTTAAATTCCGTTTAAGCGAAGCGAACTCAAACGTACCTTACGAAATCGTTAAAGTACCTGTTGTTCCTGAGCACGTATGGAAAGACGTTAAAGAGCCAGCAACATTTACTAACGAAAACCCTGTAGGTTCAGGTCCGTTTACTGTTGTTGATACGTTTACTCCACAACTTTACGTTCAATGTGCTAACCCAAATTACTGGGATGCTGATAACCTAGACGTTGATTGTTTGCGTGTTCCGCAAATTGCAAACAACGACCAATTCCTAGGTAAAGTCATCAACAGCGAAATGGACTGGACTTCTTCATTCATTCCAGACATCGATCGTACATACGCAGCAGCAAGCGAAGCGCACCACTACTGGTACCCGCCAGCAGGTACTCAAGCGTTCGTACTGAACTTCAAAAACCCAGATGCAGCTAAGAACGAAGCGTTGAACAACGTTGAATTCCGTCGTGCATTCTCTATGGCTCTTGATCGTCAAACTATCATTGATATCGCATTCTACGGCGGCGGTACTGTGAACGACTTCGCATCAGGCATGGGTTACACATTCGAAGCTTGGTCTGATGAAGCAACTCACAATAAATACAAAGGCTACAACACATACAACGTTGAAGGCGCTAAGAAGCTACTTGCTGAAGCAGGCTTTAAAGATGTAAACAACGATGGTTTTGTTGACACTCCTTCTGGTAAGCCTTTTGAACTACTGATTCAATCTCCAAATGGCTGGACTGACTTTAACAACACAGTTCAACTAGCGGTAGAGCAGTTAACTGAAGTTGGCATCCAAGCTCGTGCTCGTACGCCTGACTTCTCTGTGTACAACCAAGCAATGCTTGAAGGTACTTATGATGTAGCTTACACAAACTACTTCCACGGTGCTGACCCGTACACATACTGGAACAGTGCATATAACTCAGCGTTGCAAGACGGTGAAGGTATGCCACGTTTCGCAATGCACTTCTACAAAAATGAGAAGTTAGATAACCTACTTAACAGCTTCTACAAAACAGCTGATAAGAATGAGCAGCTAGCTATCGCTCACGGTATCCAACAAATCATTGCTGCAGACCAAGTAACGGTTCCTGTACTGTCTGGTGCTTACATGTACCAATACAATACAACTCGCTTCACTGGCTGGTGGAACGAAGAGAACTCTAAAGGCCGTCCAAACATTTGGGCTGGTATCCCTGAGCGTCTACTTCACGTACTGGACCTAAAACCAGTTAAATAA
- a CDS encoding efflux RND transporter periplasmic adaptor subunit, producing the protein MPNFPVARFFSQRPWLVSLILILLLTAWLGLGSLKAEESAAKNSKPTIPLAKVVYQTFTAEQTPKRIDLYGRTAPDRQARIGAEIAGKIDKLIVRKGSSVKKGQLIASIDKSDLSIQLERAQAMLKVKEKEYKAAQSLKKKGLQGEVAFANAEASLIEAKAMVSNVKVALDNTQVTAPFSGIVDHLFIEEGDFVGIGDPVATVIDLSQLVIEADVSERHIQKLTAKQPAKIRFIDGTIVEGTLRYISRVSSSSTNTFPLEIEIANPNQRIPAGISAEVELTLNEQLAVKVTPAMLALDAVGNLGVKTLENSVVRFVPIQLVKAEQDGVWLSGLGNEVDIITVGQGFVRDGDSVEAIEFSQHELAQKELSQQPDTQQ; encoded by the coding sequence ATGCCGAACTTTCCTGTCGCTCGCTTTTTCTCTCAGCGTCCGTGGCTTGTCTCTTTAATTCTCATACTGTTACTGACCGCATGGCTTGGATTGGGCTCACTCAAGGCTGAAGAGAGTGCCGCTAAGAATTCCAAACCGACCATCCCACTAGCGAAAGTGGTCTATCAAACCTTTACCGCTGAGCAAACCCCAAAGCGTATTGATCTTTATGGGCGAACTGCGCCGGATAGACAAGCAAGAATAGGCGCCGAGATAGCCGGTAAAATTGACAAGTTAATCGTGCGAAAAGGCAGCTCTGTCAAAAAAGGACAGCTCATTGCCTCGATTGATAAAAGCGATTTGTCGATTCAACTTGAGCGTGCTCAAGCGATGCTAAAAGTGAAAGAAAAAGAGTATAAAGCAGCCCAGTCTTTGAAGAAGAAAGGTCTGCAAGGCGAAGTCGCGTTTGCCAATGCTGAAGCTTCTTTAATCGAAGCTAAAGCCATGGTGAGTAATGTTAAGGTTGCTCTCGATAACACGCAAGTGACTGCGCCGTTTTCAGGCATTGTTGATCATCTGTTTATCGAAGAAGGGGATTTCGTCGGTATTGGAGATCCTGTGGCAACGGTTATCGATCTCAGTCAGCTTGTTATTGAAGCGGATGTCAGTGAGCGTCATATTCAAAAATTGACGGCAAAGCAGCCGGCCAAAATACGTTTTATCGATGGCACCATTGTCGAAGGCACACTTCGCTATATCTCGCGCGTTTCTTCCAGTTCGACGAACACCTTTCCACTTGAAATTGAAATCGCGAACCCGAACCAACGAATTCCTGCGGGCATCAGTGCCGAAGTTGAACTAACGCTCAATGAGCAGCTCGCCGTGAAAGTCACACCTGCGATGCTAGCACTCGATGCAGTAGGCAATTTGGGTGTTAAAACGCTTGAAAATAGTGTTGTTCGTTTTGTACCGATTCAGCTAGTGAAAGCGGAGCAAGATGGGGTTTGGCTTTCAGGCCTTGGTAATGAAGTGGATATTATTACGGTTGGACAAGGTTTCGTTCGTGATGGAGATTCAGTCGAAGCGATTGAATTTTCACAGCACGAACTGGCTCAAAAAGAGCTCTCTCAGCAGCCTGATACTCAGCAGTAG
- the erpA gene encoding iron-sulfur cluster insertion protein ErpA — protein sequence MSEVNVPLSFSDAAATRVQTLIAEEENPELKLRVYITGGGCSGFQYGFTFDEKVNDGDTTIVNSGVTLVVDPMSLQYLVGGVVDYTEGLEGARFFIDNPNATTTCGCGASFSV from the coding sequence GTGAGCGAAGTAAATGTACCATTGTCTTTTTCTGATGCAGCAGCAACGCGTGTACAGACATTGATTGCAGAAGAAGAGAATCCAGAACTAAAACTCCGAGTGTATATTACAGGCGGGGGTTGTAGTGGTTTCCAATACGGTTTTACTTTTGACGAAAAGGTCAATGATGGTGATACCACTATCGTAAATAGTGGTGTGACTCTGGTGGTGGATCCGATGAGCTTACAATATCTCGTTGGTGGGGTTGTCGATTATACGGAAGGGCTGGAAGGTGCGCGCTTCTTTATCGATAACCCTAATGCAACAACAACTTGCGGTTGTGGAGCATCATTCAGCGTTTAG
- a CDS encoding AI-2E family transporter codes for MKDKVQINSSHWVLIAALVASAYACYLLIQPYVNSIVMAFIISLLMFPIHDWLERKLPKHKNTVSLLSCIILTFIIVLPLLVVFAAIVQQGSTFSQSTYQWVTHGGINTLFDHPLVVKTLAFANTYLPFDEINPQQIAAKVGQFATSLGSNIVGISAKILGDATSFLMDFFLMLFVLFFLLRDHDKIISAIRHILPLSRSQEDRLLAEIEQVSKSAVMGSFLTAIAQGIAGGLGMWLAGFPGLFWGTMMGFASFIPVVGTALIWIPATIYLYLTGDTNWAIFLAIWSVAIVGSIDNILRPLLMQGSAGMNTLMIFFSLLGGIQLFGLIGLIYGPLIFAITMVLFTIYEEDFKGFLTKQDNS; via the coding sequence GTGAAAGACAAAGTCCAAATAAATTCTAGCCACTGGGTACTAATTGCAGCATTAGTCGCCTCAGCCTATGCCTGCTATTTATTGATTCAGCCCTACGTCAATTCAATCGTGATGGCCTTTATTATTTCACTGTTGATGTTCCCTATCCACGATTGGCTTGAAAGAAAGCTCCCTAAACATAAAAATACCGTTTCTCTACTCTCTTGTATCATCTTAACCTTTATTATCGTACTGCCTTTGCTGGTGGTTTTTGCCGCCATTGTTCAGCAAGGGTCAACATTTTCCCAAAGTACTTATCAGTGGGTGACCCACGGGGGAATCAACACATTATTCGATCACCCTCTGGTGGTAAAAACCCTCGCTTTTGCTAACACGTACCTACCATTTGATGAAATTAATCCTCAACAGATTGCAGCAAAAGTTGGGCAATTTGCAACATCACTAGGATCGAACATCGTCGGTATTAGCGCTAAAATTTTAGGTGACGCCACAAGTTTCCTAATGGACTTCTTTTTAATGCTGTTTGTGCTGTTCTTTTTGCTGCGCGATCACGACAAAATCATCAGTGCGATTCGTCATATATTACCGCTCTCTCGTAGCCAAGAAGATCGCTTACTCGCTGAGATTGAACAGGTTTCTAAATCTGCGGTTATGGGATCGTTTCTCACCGCGATTGCACAAGGCATTGCGGGCGGTTTAGGCATGTGGTTAGCGGGCTTCCCTGGCTTATTCTGGGGAACCATGATGGGGTTTGCCTCCTTCATTCCAGTCGTAGGAACCGCACTGATTTGGATTCCTGCCACCATCTACCTTTACTTGACCGGTGATACTAACTGGGCAATTTTCTTAGCCATCTGGAGCGTCGCCATTGTTGGATCGATTGATAACATATTGCGCCCGCTACTGATGCAAGGTAGCGCAGGTATGAACACACTGATGATTTTCTTTTCATTGCTCGGTGGCATACAACTCTTTGGTTTGATTGGCCTTATCTATGGCCCTCTTATTTTCGCTATCACCATGGTGTTGTTCACCATCTATGAAGAAGACTTCAAAGGCTTTTTAACAAAACAAGATAATAGCTAA
- a CDS encoding ATP-binding protein produces the protein MFRFYRKQKFKRLQNTLMLAFLVLSITPLTVVALFFIHSHSTDLQEQSTSHVTSVRDTKQKQVVDYLYAKESEVMGFVRSELAYASGGRFYGLVNAFQNLGADIEQARQHAQQRYIEGSGDQIRTSILPQSSAYIGSERYRLLHKRYHWAYQELLKRSDFDDILLVDITGNVTYSILKNDYYGTNLLSGKYQNSNLGTTFQTLKELVKEKRANNVDFTPVILSDFSSADGKPVAWLGAPIIQQGYLHSYAMFRLPNNGITKLIADTNKTSSMRTLLVGQDHQSRSLAFQQEDIKTSIEVIDLALKGLTAVGTYTNTQDEKTIAAYSPITFKSINWAIVVEVPEKEAFARVHQLEKLFVIAMFSALVLVVIASHYLSNFITSPLLKLTWAAEKVSAGDLDETMINTERKDEIGRLAVSFERMQRSIREKMKLIKSQNSELESNIHLIKKQNEELHLANKLKDEFLATTSHELRTPLHGMVGIAESLVSGANGPITADHKYQLNIIISSGQRLATLVDDLLDYHKMRYGNLDIHCSAVDLSSATRLVLELSNHLLGNKPIRIINQVPEELLWVSADPQRLEQVLYNLIGNAIKYTSEGKIVISANVVDDNLRVQVVDTGQGIPADQLEHIFEPLIQAGSDSSRYRQGTGLGLSISRQLIELMNGSLYVSSQPMVGTTFSFTLPLALDHEIEAAGLGETSHFHAPDLNEVVLPDQSSLPENPQGPLLLVADDEPVNLRILDSFLRIEGYRVRTAKDGHETLEQVQKEKPELLLLDVMMPGLSGYSVCEKLREQYDHSELPIIMLTALNQTDDRVRGFDAGANDYLSKPFNKQELAARITAHLSASQAEKRRIENDQLQVELKRRAMVEASLLETQGRLLEQLESAPEAILCVRDDNKVRFANEAASKLFRRSPEQLKRSNADEMIAPKYLTVELEHYCGNIDIYVEDIRQNISTDILKLPEESGLKAMYIFNVGGSVNAARIGNLETAVEALSSYAFEGDKDKLQQLKELGGEFTRIADRVGGENKSKQEVMREVLVEAMTNAIEYWERVTGQSKFAFAEQSGLWRVYLDRSTLQTRTLDKYLRQETLPKTPRWRTVLSSIEYILEHCQEQSPERTHIIALRDKLQHLLTS, from the coding sequence ATGTTCAGGTTTTATCGTAAACAGAAATTCAAACGCCTCCAAAACACCTTGATGTTGGCGTTTCTAGTCTTGAGTATCACTCCTCTTACCGTCGTGGCACTGTTTTTCATTCATTCTCACAGTACAGACTTACAAGAACAGAGTACGTCTCATGTGACGTCAGTTCGTGATACAAAACAGAAGCAAGTTGTTGATTATCTGTATGCGAAAGAGTCAGAAGTGATGGGCTTTGTTCGTTCAGAACTCGCTTATGCCAGTGGTGGGCGCTTTTATGGTTTGGTCAACGCTTTCCAAAACTTAGGCGCCGACATCGAACAGGCTCGCCAACATGCCCAGCAGCGATACATTGAAGGCTCTGGAGACCAAATTAGAACGTCAATTCTGCCACAATCCAGTGCCTACATTGGCAGCGAGCGCTATCGTCTACTTCACAAAAGGTACCACTGGGCCTATCAAGAGTTACTTAAACGCTCCGATTTTGATGACATCCTGCTTGTCGATATCACCGGTAATGTCACCTATTCCATTTTAAAAAATGACTATTACGGCACCAATCTACTGAGCGGAAAATATCAAAACTCGAACTTAGGAACGACTTTTCAAACACTAAAAGAGCTGGTCAAAGAAAAGCGCGCAAACAATGTTGATTTTACACCGGTCATTCTTTCTGATTTTTCCTCTGCAGACGGAAAACCCGTAGCATGGTTAGGTGCGCCTATTATTCAACAAGGTTATTTACACAGTTATGCGATGTTCCGCCTTCCCAATAACGGTATAACTAAACTGATTGCCGATACCAATAAAACCTCATCAATGAGAACCTTGCTAGTCGGGCAAGATCACCAAAGCCGCTCTCTGGCTTTCCAGCAGGAAGACATCAAAACCAGTATTGAAGTCATTGACCTAGCTCTCAAAGGTTTAACCGCGGTTGGAACGTATACCAATACACAAGATGAGAAAACCATTGCAGCCTATAGCCCTATCACGTTTAAAAGCATCAACTGGGCTATCGTTGTCGAAGTACCGGAAAAAGAAGCGTTTGCTCGCGTGCATCAGCTAGAGAAGTTGTTTGTTATCGCCATGTTCAGTGCGTTAGTCCTCGTGGTTATCGCTTCGCATTATTTATCGAATTTTATTACATCACCACTGTTAAAACTGACCTGGGCAGCAGAGAAAGTCTCCGCTGGTGATCTCGATGAAACGATGATCAATACCGAGCGGAAAGACGAAATTGGCCGATTGGCAGTGAGCTTTGAACGGATGCAACGATCGATTCGAGAAAAAATGAAGCTCATTAAATCTCAAAACAGCGAACTAGAAAGCAACATTCACCTCATTAAAAAGCAGAATGAAGAGCTTCACTTAGCCAATAAGCTTAAAGATGAATTCTTAGCCACAACGTCTCACGAGCTCCGTACTCCACTGCATGGCATGGTCGGCATTGCTGAGTCTCTGGTGTCTGGAGCCAATGGCCCAATTACCGCCGATCATAAATACCAGCTCAATATCATCATCAGTAGCGGTCAACGCCTAGCGACCTTGGTCGATGACCTTCTTGACTACCATAAAATGCGCTATGGAAACCTAGATATTCATTGCAGTGCCGTCGATCTTTCTAGCGCAACTCGACTGGTTCTAGAATTATCGAACCACCTGCTTGGCAATAAACCGATCAGAATCATTAACCAAGTGCCTGAAGAACTGCTTTGGGTTTCCGCTGATCCACAGAGGTTAGAACAGGTCCTATATAACCTTATCGGCAATGCAATTAAGTATACCTCGGAAGGGAAAATCGTTATTTCTGCCAATGTAGTTGATGACAATCTTCGTGTCCAAGTGGTTGATACCGGTCAAGGGATCCCTGCGGATCAACTCGAGCATATATTTGAACCATTAATTCAAGCAGGAAGCGACTCTAGCCGTTACCGTCAAGGGACAGGACTTGGTTTATCAATAAGCCGCCAGTTAATTGAGCTTATGAACGGTTCTTTGTATGTCAGCAGCCAACCCATGGTCGGCACCACATTCAGCTTTACCCTTCCATTGGCGCTTGACCATGAAATAGAAGCTGCCGGGTTGGGCGAAACCAGCCACTTCCACGCACCAGATCTCAACGAAGTGGTATTGCCCGATCAAAGTAGTTTGCCTGAAAACCCACAAGGACCCTTGCTATTAGTCGCTGATGACGAGCCGGTGAACTTACGTATTCTCGATAGCTTTCTACGTATTGAGGGCTACCGAGTCAGGACAGCAAAAGATGGCCATGAAACCCTAGAGCAAGTGCAGAAAGAGAAGCCGGAACTGCTGCTCTTAGATGTTATGATGCCTGGGCTATCTGGCTACAGCGTATGTGAAAAGCTTCGTGAGCAATACGACCACTCAGAGCTGCCTATCATTATGTTAACGGCCCTTAACCAAACCGACGATCGTGTCAGAGGGTTTGATGCTGGGGCAAACGACTACCTGTCTAAACCCTTTAACAAACAAGAGCTAGCGGCTCGAATTACCGCCCACTTATCAGCAAGCCAAGCTGAAAAACGACGCATCGAGAACGATCAGCTTCAAGTTGAGTTAAAACGACGTGCGATGGTTGAAGCAAGCTTGTTAGAGACTCAAGGTCGCCTACTAGAGCAATTAGAATCGGCCCCGGAAGCCATTTTATGCGTGAGGGACGATAATAAAGTGCGCTTTGCTAACGAAGCCGCTTCAAAGCTGTTCAGACGCAGCCCCGAGCAATTAAAACGCTCAAACGCGGATGAAATGATCGCCCCGAAATACCTCACCGTTGAGCTAGAACACTATTGCGGCAACATTGATATTTATGTTGAGGACATCCGTCAAAACATTTCGACAGACATACTAAAGCTGCCCGAAGAGTCTGGGTTAAAAGCGATGTATATCTTTAACGTTGGGGGCAGTGTTAACGCGGCACGTATTGGCAACCTAGAAACCGCAGTTGAAGCCCTTTCAAGTTATGCCTTTGAAGGGGATAAAGATAAACTGCAGCAACTGAAAGAGCTTGGTGGTGAATTTACTCGAATTGCCGATCGGGTCGGGGGCGAGAACAAATCTAAACAAGAGGTAATGAGAGAAGTTTTAGTCGAAGCGATGACCAATGCGATTGAATATTGGGAGAGAGTCACAGGGCAGAGCAAATTTGCTTTCGCCGAACAAAGCGGCCTATGGCGAGTGTATCTAGACAGAAGCACGTTACAAACTCGAACTTTGGACAAGTATTTGCGCCAAGAAACGTTACCTAAGACCCCAAGGTGGAGAACGGTATTAAGCTCAATTGAATATATATTGGAGCACTGTCAGGAGCAAAGTCCAGAGAGAACACACATCATTGCGCTAAGAGATAAGCTACAACACCTCCTAACCAGCTAG